In Methanobrevibacter sp., the genomic stretch TTTAGATATTGGCAATGTTAAAATTCCAAAAAATGAAATTATTGCCATTATTGGTAAAAACGGTGCTGGAAAATCAACGTTTGCTAATTGTTTATGCGGTCTTAAAAAATCATGTAAAGGTGAGTTAATTTTTAATGGAAGTGCTTTGAAAAGAAATGATAGACTTAAAAAATCTTATATGGTAATGCAGGATGTAAATCACCAATTGTTTACAGAAAGTGTTCTTGATGAGGTCCTGTTAAGTATGGATGAAGAAGATATTGAATCGGCTGAAAATATTCTTGGAAATTTAAACCTGATGCATTTAAAAGATGCTCATCCAATGGCTTTGTCTGGTGGTGAAAAGCAAAGAGTGGCTATTGCATCAGCTATTGCATCTAAAAAAGAAATATTGATTTTTGATGAGCCTACAAGTGGGCTTGATTTAAAAAACATGAGACAGGTTTCAGAAAACTTAAGGTATTTGCAGAGCCGGGGAATTACTTCTTTCATCATAACACACGATTTTGAACTGATTTGTGAGGTTTGCTCTCATATATTGCATTTTGATGATGGTCAAATTATAGGCAATTATAAAATCGATGAAGATAAACTGAAGGACTTCTTTTTAAGGGAGCAATAAGTTAAATTTAGGTATACCTAAATTATTTATAGTATAAAAACATATTAATATTATGGATGAAAATCATTTGCCAGTTTTTGGTATAGGACCATATTTAATTTCAATAATTGGAATCATAACAATAATTTCCTCCATTTTATCATACTATTATTTAATCCCAATTTACAAAATAAACGAATTAAATATGGTCTTTCTAATTTTAGGGACAATATTAATAATTTTTGGTATTGCTTTTTGGATTCCAACAGTTCTAATCTCAAAGATTGATAAGGAAGTTGAAAACAATAACTTGGTTACAACTGGAATATGTGATTATCTAAGGCATCCAATCTATGCCTTATTTTTCTATATTGCTGTAGGGTTAATATTAATCTCTCAAAATATCTTTTTTGTCTTGCCGGTAATTATCTGGGCATTTTTAACAGTTGTAATTTTAAAAACCGAAGAAACATGGTTAATTGATAAATGGGGTCAAGATTATTTAAATTATTCTAAAAAAGTTAACGGATTCATCTCGAAGGTGATATAATGGGATTTTTTGACAATATGAGAAAACCAGAAGGAAAATTAGGTAATTTTCAATTAAAATCAATGAACAAGGGACACACTCCAGTTTCACTATGGGGATTAAAGCATTTGAACATAAAACCAGATGATATTATTCTAGATGTGGGCTGTGGTGGTGGAATTAACATTAATAGGATGGCAAAAAAGGCAAAAATGGTATATGGTATTGATTACAGTATTGAAAGTGTGAATTTGTCACGAGAAGTAAACCGTCAGGAAATATATGATGGCAAGGTAAAGGTTATTGAGGGCAATGTTGCAAGTCTGCCCTTTGAAGATAACACTTTTGATATAGTGACAGCATTTGAAACAGTCTATTTCTGGCCGGATATTGAAAAATGCTTTGGCGAAGTGAAAAGAGTTCTCAAACCCGGCGGAATATTTTTGATTGGAATGGAATCAAGCGGATCAGATAACCTAATCATGAAAGTATTTGAAAAATTAATTGACATGACTGTATATAATGCTGAGGAAATCACTGAATTTTTACAGAATAATGATTATTCACAAATTACAGTTTATTTGAGGGACGGTAAAAATAAAAAGGAAATAATAAAAGAAATTGATGGCGAAACAAAAACTGTTGTTGATGATTATGACCATAGTTCTTTTTTGGATAAGTTTGTCCAATGGATGGCAATTGTAGCGACAAAATAATTTAATCAATGTTTACCAATTAAAAATGGAAAACTTGATTTAGGCACCTGACAATCCGTGTTTTTCATTGAACTGGAGGGTTCAAGAAATAATAGGGCGATAACTTTGACAATGGCTGGCGAATAATTAAAAAAGAAAAAGTAATGAATTTATTTATTAATAAACTCAATTTCGAATGCAATTACAGGATACTCTAAAGTAAAGTTTGTAATTACTTCAGGTGAAACCTCACCAAAGAATCCTTTAATTGTGCCTTTTTGGGCTTCACCGGTTACATCGGAAGCCCTTCCCTCAATAAAAGTTTTGTTTTCACTATCACTAATTTCCATGGTGTAACCTAAGTTTGCTAAAACGCTTGTCATGATGGATTTGATTTCAGTAAAGTTGGCTGTTGAGTGACATACTAATGCAGCTAATTTTTTAGAAGAAACAGTTTTGTTTTCTTTTGTATCATCAAGATATAAGACATCTCCGATTTCAAATATTTTCTGCGGCAAATCTTCATGTTTATTGTCTTCTAAAAATTCCATTAATGAGTTGATTAAACTGGTTCTAATCATAGTTCTATCGATTGTAATAGGTTTTGCAACTTGAACATGAGGTTTTTCCTCCTGGTTCATTTTTTCATAGTGAGCCTCTTCGTTTGTAAGCATTAAACTCATTACTTCTTGGAATCCTAAACCGACCATTACTTCACGGATGGTGCTTTCTGCTTTAAACCAGTTGTTTTCATAAGCAACAGTGTTGATGTCCGGAAGTTTGGATACTACATCATTAATGTGATATTGTATGGCAATGTTTTCAACAATATCCACTTCATGCAATATGTCTATTCTGTAAGAAGGAATAATTGCCTTGATTTCATTATCATCAATTATTTCAGCATCAAAACGTGCTTTTAATAGCAATTCTTTAATGTCTTGTGCAGTTAAAGTAGTTCCTCCAATCAGTTCATTGGCAGTATCTACATGAACATTCATTTCTTGTGGAGTTAAGTCTGGTGTTGAAATAGTTTTATCTTCGTATTTAACTTCCATGGATCTGATTTGACCACCAACTTCTGCAAATGATGAGCAGATAATGTTTAATGCATGGTTAACTGCTCTTTCATCAGTTCCGGTTACATCAACAATAATGTTGTGTGTGTCTTCTGTAAGTTTGGTTAATTCTCCGTTAATGATTGGAGGCATAGATAAAACCTGGTCATCTTTATCAAGAATTAATGGATATTTGTCAAAATCCTGGATTAGGTGAGCGTAATCTTTACCTTTGTCATGTTCAGTTAGGATTTCATTTGGAGTCATTTCACAATCTTTTTCTAATGGAACAAATTTATTTTCATCTACTGGTGTTGCAATGTATTTAAATGGTCCGTTAACAACATCTGCATTATGAATACCTATAGCTACTTTTTTTCTGTCTCTTCCAATTACCCAATGGAGGTTTTCCTGGAAATCCATAATGTATTTGAGTTTATCGCCAGCAAAGTCAACATCATCAATCTTAGCAAATCCAATATAGGGCCTAATTTCTGCAACATCTCTGTCTACAGTAACATAATCATCGGATTTTTTAACTTCGTAATCTGGAAAACCGACTTCCTGACCGATGAATCCTTTAAATGATCTAGCCACTCCTTCAACAGACAGGTTATCCGGTCTGTTCGGGAAAAATTCCACTTTGATTTCCTCATCGTCAAA encodes the following:
- a CDS encoding isoprenylcysteine carboxylmethyltransferase family protein, with product MDENHLPVFGIGPYLISIIGIITIISSILSYYYLIPIYKINELNMVFLILGTILIIFGIAFWIPTVLISKIDKEVENNNLVTTGICDYLRHPIYALFFYIAVGLILISQNIFFVLPVIIWAFLTVVILKTEETWLIDKWGQDYLNYSKKVNGFISKVI
- the pheT gene encoding phenylalanine--tRNA ligase subunit beta, producing the protein MPVITFKYQDLKDLGIDMEKEELIDTLPMMSSDIEDFDDEEIKVEFFPNRPDNLSVEGVARSFKGFIGQEVGFPDYEVKKSDDYVTVDRDVAEIRPYIGFAKIDDVDFAGDKLKYIMDFQENLHWVIGRDRKKVAIGIHNADVVNGPFKYIATPVDENKFVPLEKDCEMTPNEILTEHDKGKDYAHLIQDFDKYPLILDKDDQVLSMPPIINGELTKLTEDTHNIIVDVTGTDERAVNHALNIICSSFAEVGGQIRSMEVKYEDKTISTPDLTPQEMNVHVDTANELIGGTTLTAQDIKELLLKARFDAEIIDDNEIKAIIPSYRIDILHEVDIVENIAIQYHINDVVSKLPDINTVAYENNWFKAESTIREVMVGLGFQEVMSLMLTNEEAHYEKMNQEEKPHVQVAKPITIDRTMIRTSLINSLMEFLEDNKHEDLPQKIFEIGDVLYLDDTKENKTVSSKKLAALVCHSTANFTEIKSIMTSVLANLGYTMEISDSENKTFIEGRASDVTGEAQKGTIKGFFGEVSPEVITNFTLEYPVIAFEIEFINK
- a CDS encoding class I SAM-dependent methyltransferase, whose translation is MGFFDNMRKPEGKLGNFQLKSMNKGHTPVSLWGLKHLNIKPDDIILDVGCGGGININRMAKKAKMVYGIDYSIESVNLSREVNRQEIYDGKVKVIEGNVASLPFEDNTFDIVTAFETVYFWPDIEKCFGEVKRVLKPGGIFLIGMESSGSDNLIMKVFEKLIDMTVYNAEEITEFLQNNDYSQITVYLRDGKNKKEIIKEIDGETKTVVDDYDHSSFLDKFVQWMAIVATK